The following is a genomic window from Streptomyces chrestomyceticus JCM 4735.
ACGGGCCGGGCTGGAGCATGGTGGCCCGCACCGACGACATCGCGTTCGTCCTCCTGGACGAGCAGCCCGGCGAGATACTGCCGGTGGGACGTGGGCCCGAGCTGCCGGGACTGCTGCAGGCGCTGGAAGCGCTGGCGGTCCGGCCGGCTTGACGGTTCGGCCGGCGCGGGGGTTCGACCGGCTAGCTGTATATACCCCGCCTTGAGGGTCCGCTCGGCTCGGCGCTCCGACCGGCTTCAGAGCCCCGGTCGGCTCGAGGATTCGGCCGGCTTGAGGCTCCGTTCGGCTTGTCGGTCCGGCCGGCCACCGGTCCGTTCTGATCCGTGGCGGCGCCCCACCCGTGAGCCGTCCGCCCACGGGTCCGCTGACGGGGACGTCGTCGCGGCCCGGCCGGCTCACACCGCCGGACGTCCGGGCACCGGCCACCCGGTCAGCGCCCTATCTCCTTGCGGGTCACACGGCGCAGCCTGCGCCGCTGCGAGGGATCCAGCGTCAGATACGCCACGGCCGGCACACCGACCATGACCAGCACCGCCGCCCAGAACGGCAGCAGCCACAGCAGGATCACTCCCGCCGCCACGCCGCCGATGGCGACCTTTGCGTTCGTGGACATCCTTCACGTCCCTTCCGCGGCGGTTGCCGCGCTCGCTGTACCCCATTGAACGCCTTTTCGGCCCCACGGGTTCCCTCCGCGCCGACAGCCTGCCGGGCCACCGCGGGAGGCGGTCGGCACCACCCCCGGTCGTGCTGTACCCTCGGGCGCTCCGGTCGCCAGTAGTCAAACTTGAGGAGCTTGCTGCACGTGGCACTTCTTCCCCCGGCCTCTCCCCCTGCTCTTCCTCCGGCACCCTCCGCACCACCGTCCGCCCTCGCGCGCTGTGCGGCGGTCTTCCTGCCCGCCGACCCGGCCCGTACGGGGCGGGTCGCTTTCTGGCGTGCGGACGGCACGGCAGGCGACGAAGGGGCCGGGTGGCCGACGCAGTCACTGACCGTCGCCTGGGACACGGGCGGGAACGGGCACGGTGACAGCATCCAGCTCATCGACGTCCCGGCCGTCGTGCTGCCCGTCGCCGACGCCCTCCCCGTCCTGACCCGCGCCCGTACGTCCCGTACGTCCGACCCGGCCGCGGCCTTCTGGGGCACCGCCGCCGTACTGGCGCTGCAACTCGTCGCCCGCGGCCGCCTGCTGCCCGGAGTGAGCCGTTCCGGTCACGACGCGTGGCGGGTGGGCCCGCTCGACCCCGCCGATGTCGAGCGGCTGCGCGGACTGGCGGCTGCCCTGCCGCCGCAGGCGCACGCCGTCCCGCTCTCCAGCACCGTCGGCCCCGGCTCCGGCCCCGTACTGCTGCCGGATCCGGAGCGCCTGGTACGCGACTTCCTGGACGCGGTGGCGGACACCCTGCCCCGTTCCCCCGCCGCCGCCCTGGTCACCGGCGGTCCGGCGTTCGCCGCACCCGAACCGCAGCACATCCCCGAACAGCGCGACTGGGCCGCCGATGTGGCGGCCGGGCACGACGCCGGTGTACGGCTCTCTCTGCGTGTCGAGATCGCCGGGCTGCCTGGATCGGACACGGGCCGGGCAGGGGCCGCCGGCACCGGCCGCGCCGGCTTCACCGCCGTTCTCCAACTGCACGACCCCACCGACCCGGCGCTGGTCGCCGACGCCGCCGAAGTGTGGGCGGGCGACTCCCCCACCGGGCAAGCGTTCGGCCCGCGGGCCCGGATGGACACCCTGCTCACGCTGCGCCGCGCCGCCGCTGCCTGGGCGCCGCTCACGCCCCTGCTGTCCGCCGCTGTGCCGGACGCGGTGGACCTCGCGGACGAGGAGATCGCCGAGCTGCTCGGCCCGGCCTCACGTGCGCTGGCCGCCGCCGGCGTGCAGGTGCACTGGCCACGGGACCTGGTACGCGGGCTCACCACCCGGGCCGTGGTGGGGCCGTCCGACCAGGACGGTGCGCCGCAGCCCACGCAAGCGGGCCGGGACGACGACGCTCCCGGTCAGGACCGCGCCGCGTCCGGCATGCCGTCCTTCCTCTCGGCCGACGCGCTGCTCTCGTTCGGCTGGCGCTTCGCCGTCGGGGACCAGGAGATCAGCAGGGCGGAGCTGGACCGGCTGGCCGAGGCGGGGCGACCGCTCGTACGGCTGCGTGACCAGTGGGTGCTCGTCGACCCCGAGGCGCTGCGGGCGGCCCGCGACCGCCAGGACCGCAAGGTGACGCCCATCGACGCGCTCGGTGCGGCGCTCACCGGCACCGCGGAGTCCGGGGACGGCGAACGGGTGGAAGTGCAGGCGTCCGGCTGGCTGGCCCGCCTCCGCGACCGGCTCACCGCCCCGGACACCGCCGTACCGGGTACGTCCGTATCAGGTACGTCCGTACCGGAAGCCGCAACTCCAGACCTCACCGCTCCAGACACCCCCACCACCCCGGACACCGACTTCGCCCCACCCATAGCCCAGCCCCCCGCCCTGACCGCCACCCTCCGCGACTACCAACTGCGCGGCCTCGACTGGCTGCACCGCATGACCTCCCTCGGTCTCGGCGGCTGTCTCGCCGACGACATGGGCCTGGGCAAGACCGTCACCCTCATCGCCCTGCATCTGCATCGGCAGAGCGACCCCGCCTCCGCCGGGCCCACGCTCGTCGTCTGCCCGGCGTCCCTGATGGGCAACTGGCAGCGCGAGATCGAGAAGTTCGCGCCCGGCACTCCGGTGCGCCGCTTCCACGCGGACCGGCGCAGTCTCGCCGGCCTGGAGGACGGCGCGTTCGTGCTCACCACGTACGGCACGATGCGGCTGGACGCGGCGAAGCTCGCGACGACCCGCTGGGGGCTGGTCGTCGCCGACGAGGCGCAGCACGTGAAGAATCCGTTCTCGGCGACGGCCAAGGCGCTGCGCCGCCTTCCCTCGGGCGCCCGGGTGGCGCTCACCGGCACGCCGGTCGAGAACAACCTGTCCGAACTGTGGGCCGTACTGGACTGGACCACGCCGGGTCTGCTGGGCCCGCTGGGCCGCTTCCGTGAGCGTTACGCCATGGCCGTCGAGGGCGGCACCGACCCGGCTGCCGCCGAGCGGCTAGCCCGGCTCGTGCGCCCCTTCATGCTGCGCCGCCGCAAGTCCGACCCGGGCATCGCGCCCGAGTTGCCGCCGAAGACGGAGACCGACCGGGCGGTGGCGCTGACCAGGGAACAAGCCGCTCTGTACGAGGCGGTGGTGCGCGAAGGGCTCGCCGAGGTCGCGGCGGCCGACGGCCTCGCGCGGCGCGGCCTGGTCGTCAAGCTGCTGACCTCGCTCAAGCAGGTCTGCAACCACCCGGCGCAGTTCCTCAAGGAGGAGCGGCCGCTGATCGCGGGCCGCTCCGGGAAGCTGGAGCTGCTGGACGAGCTGCTGGAGACGATTCTCGCCGAGGACGCGGGGGTGCTGGTGTTCACGCAGTACGTGCGGATGGCGCGGCTGCTCGAAACGCACTTGGCGGGGCGCGGCGTGCCCACGCAACTGCTGCACGGCGGCACGCCGGTCGCGCGGCGCGAGGAGATGGTGCGCCGCTTCCAGGACGGCGCCGTGCCGGTGTTCCTGCTGTCGTTGAAGGCGGCGGGCACGGGGCTGAACCTGACCAGGGCCGCGCATGTCGTGCACTACGACCGCTGGTGGAATCCGGCGGTCGAGGCGCAGGCCACCGACCGCGCGTACCGCATCGGCCAGACCCGGCCGGTGCAGGTCCACCGGATGATCACCGAGGGCACGGTCGAGGACCGGATCGCCGGTCTGCTCGCGCGCAAACAGCGGCTGGCGGACGCGGTGCTCGGTTCCGGCGAGGCCGCGCTGACCGAACTCACCGACGCCGAGCTGGCGGACCTGGTGGCGCTGCGAGGGAGCGAGCGATGAGGAACCTGTACGAGGACGCCGGGGAAGCTCGCCCGGAACCTTCCGGGGACACGCGCCTGCCGGGGCCGGGCAGGGAGCGTACCTTCGCCGCCCTGCCCCCGGCGCACGGCCGTGGCTTCGCGCGGACCTGGTGGGGCCTGGCCTGGTTGCAGGCACTGGCGGACAGCGCGTTGGACAGCCAGCAGGTCAAGCAGGGGCGCCGGCACGCGCGGGCGGGGGCGGTGGGTGCGGTTTCCGTGCGGCCGGGCCGGATCACGGCGGTCGTCAAGGACCGTGCCGGTACGCCGTGCCGTTGCGACGTGCTGCTCCAGGAGTTGAGCGAGGCGGACTGGGACCGCTTCCTGGACCTGGTCGCGGACCGTGCCGGGCACATCGCGGCGCTGCTGGACCACGACATGCCGCCGCACCTGGTGGAGGACGCGGCCGCCGCCGGCATCGAACTGCTCCCGGGCATCGGTGACCTGGAGGCGGAGTGCGACTGCGGGGCGTGGGACCACTGTTCCCACACTGCCGCGCTCTGCCACCAGACGGCCCGCCTGCTGGACGAGGACCCCTTCGTGCTGCTGCTGATGCGCGGACGGAGCGAGCAGGAACTGTTGGAGGACCTTCAGGCCCGCACCGCCATGCGCGCGCGGGAAGTCACTGAGCAACTCGCGTCCAGTGCGGGTGCGGTGGAACCGGCGGCGGAGGGCATACCGGCGGCGGAGGCGTACGCCGCGCGCGACATCCTGCCGCCGCTGCCCGCACCCCCGCCCGCCGTGGACGAGCCGGGCGCCGCTCCGGTCCTCGGAGGAGGGACGGACCCGGCGCCCGGAGTGGACGTATCAGCGCTGGAGTTCCTGGCGGGTGACACGGC
Proteins encoded in this region:
- a CDS encoding DEAD/DEAH box helicase, coding for MALLPPASPPALPPAPSAPPSALARCAAVFLPADPARTGRVAFWRADGTAGDEGAGWPTQSLTVAWDTGGNGHGDSIQLIDVPAVVLPVADALPVLTRARTSRTSDPAAAFWGTAAVLALQLVARGRLLPGVSRSGHDAWRVGPLDPADVERLRGLAAALPPQAHAVPLSSTVGPGSGPVLLPDPERLVRDFLDAVADTLPRSPAAALVTGGPAFAAPEPQHIPEQRDWAADVAAGHDAGVRLSLRVEIAGLPGSDTGRAGAAGTGRAGFTAVLQLHDPTDPALVADAAEVWAGDSPTGQAFGPRARMDTLLTLRRAAAAWAPLTPLLSAAVPDAVDLADEEIAELLGPASRALAAAGVQVHWPRDLVRGLTTRAVVGPSDQDGAPQPTQAGRDDDAPGQDRAASGMPSFLSADALLSFGWRFAVGDQEISRAELDRLAEAGRPLVRLRDQWVLVDPEALRAARDRQDRKVTPIDALGAALTGTAESGDGERVEVQASGWLARLRDRLTAPDTAVPGTSVSGTSVPEAATPDLTAPDTPTTPDTDFAPPIAQPPALTATLRDYQLRGLDWLHRMTSLGLGGCLADDMGLGKTVTLIALHLHRQSDPASAGPTLVVCPASLMGNWQREIEKFAPGTPVRRFHADRRSLAGLEDGAFVLTTYGTMRLDAAKLATTRWGLVVADEAQHVKNPFSATAKALRRLPSGARVALTGTPVENNLSELWAVLDWTTPGLLGPLGRFRERYAMAVEGGTDPAAAERLARLVRPFMLRRRKSDPGIAPELPPKTETDRAVALTREQAALYEAVVREGLAEVAAADGLARRGLVVKLLTSLKQVCNHPAQFLKEERPLIAGRSGKLELLDELLETILAEDAGVLVFTQYVRMARLLETHLAGRGVPTQLLHGGTPVARREEMVRRFQDGAVPVFLLSLKAAGTGLNLTRAAHVVHYDRWWNPAVEAQATDRAYRIGQTRPVQVHRMITEGTVEDRIAGLLARKQRLADAVLGSGEAALTELTDAELADLVALRGSER
- a CDS encoding SWF or SNF family helicase, whose amino-acid sequence is MRNLYEDAGEARPEPSGDTRLPGPGRERTFAALPPAHGRGFARTWWGLAWLQALADSALDSQQVKQGRRHARAGAVGAVSVRPGRITAVVKDRAGTPCRCDVLLQELSEADWDRFLDLVADRAGHIAALLDHDMPPHLVEDAAAAGIELLPGIGDLEAECDCGAWDHCSHTAALCHQTARLLDEDPFVLLLMRGRSEQELLEDLQARTAMRAREVTEQLASSAGAVEPAAEGIPAAEAYAARDILPPLPAPPPAVDEPGAAPVLGGGTDPAPGVDVSALEFLAGDTAARAQRLLADALAPGHADAPPHAALTLAQDAVRLAAREPDARIVARLASGSGRTARALSLAVRAWEYGGVPALAVLEEEWTPEPAALARATAQLADAWEADEPPPQLRQDRNRWTVAGGGAQLRIGRDGRWWPYVKERGQWAPAGPAAEDPAAALAAVRGGGEEAG